A region from the Streptomyces sp. NBC_00704 genome encodes:
- a CDS encoding flavin reductase family protein, translated as MTTESLLSAPPSVSGEAFRHAMARLPTGVAVITAQGPDGPVGCTVNAVMSLSLRPPALLVSLSTASRTLEQVLASGAFAVNVLAFGDRHLAGQFATGTAAQRFGGVSWHPQHGVPVLAAASVAAVCDVSSSVRVFDHTLVAGAVTWSRADERPPAVLYAGGRYPAGG; from the coding sequence ATGACGACCGAGAGCCTGCTGTCCGCGCCTCCCTCAGTGTCGGGCGAGGCGTTCCGCCACGCGATGGCCCGGCTGCCCACGGGCGTCGCGGTGATCACCGCGCAGGGCCCCGACGGGCCGGTCGGCTGCACCGTCAACGCCGTCATGTCGCTGTCGCTGCGGCCGCCGGCGCTGCTCGTCTCGCTGTCCACGGCGAGTCGGACGCTGGAACAGGTCCTGGCGAGCGGCGCGTTCGCGGTGAACGTGCTGGCGTTCGGCGACCGGCACCTGGCCGGGCAGTTCGCGACGGGCACCGCGGCCCAGCGCTTCGGCGGCGTGTCCTGGCACCCGCAGCACGGCGTCCCGGTGCTGGCGGCCGCGTCGGTGGCCGCGGTCTGCGACGTCAGCAGCTCCGTCCGCGTGTTCGACCACACTCTCGTCGCCGGCGCCGTGACCTGGTCGCGCGCCGACGAACGGCCGCCCGCCGTGCTGTACGCGGGAGGCCGGTACCCGGCGGGCGGCTGA
- a CDS encoding LuxR C-terminal-related transcriptional regulator, translating to MRYIISRAFQDDPRLHRLRPAHRTYWRGLMHQGVLIGGGIWEEGRREVLVVKAQDRAAVHRLLGADPYTQERLTLDVTVQGMDDLLGAEDRAECAVPAAGEAAGDAEPAGRLSAHELRVARMMLDGLTNRQIAEHFMVSPRAVEQHITRIYRKLSISRRAQLAVALRGERLLAS from the coding sequence GTGCGGTACATCATCAGCCGCGCGTTCCAGGACGATCCCCGGCTGCACCGGCTCCGGCCGGCCCACCGGACGTACTGGCGCGGGCTCATGCACCAGGGCGTGCTGATCGGCGGCGGAATCTGGGAGGAGGGCCGCAGGGAGGTGCTCGTGGTCAAGGCGCAGGACCGGGCCGCGGTGCACCGGCTGCTCGGCGCGGACCCCTACACCCAGGAGCGGCTGACGCTGGACGTCACGGTCCAGGGCATGGACGATCTGCTCGGAGCGGAGGATCGAGCAGAGTGCGCCGTCCCGGCCGCCGGCGAAGCCGCCGGGGACGCCGAACCCGCCGGGCGGCTCAGCGCCCACGAACTGCGGGTCGCCCGGATGATGCTGGACGGACTGACCAACCGGCAGATCGCCGAGCACTTCATGGTGTCGCCGCGCGCGGTGGAACAGCACATCACGCGCATCTACCGCAAGCTGTCGATCAGCCGCCGCGCGCAGCTGGCGGTCGCCCTGCGCGGCGAGCGGCTCCTCGCGAGCTGA
- a CDS encoding glutamate--tRNA ligase has product MQDRAIIDSWFPADLLPPAHWEEHYAPRELPPGARVTRFAPSPTGSMHLGGLYVATLARDLARRSGGVYLVRIEDTDKDREVAGAAQEFARIFRYFGLEPDEGEQEGRWGPYRQSDRADIYLSYVRELVREQRAYPCFCSPERLEENAGEQRRSRSPLGYYGKWARCRSLSVREAGERIAAGEPYTVRLRCPAGLPGRVRFRDLVRGALTMLDNGNDVVVLKSADAEGRRLPTYHLAHVVDDHLMRVNLVVRGEEWISSLPLHHQLHRALGFGTPQYAHIAPLMKLDGSSRRKLSKRKDPESAAGFYEAAGYPAAAVEHYLRGLANSRVAGLPTGRALAEPLRLPEMGAAGPMVDLLKLRSLSREYIASLEPAEALAQLGDWAAGYAPEVQALLRKHPDLALAAFEMARRGNGTPRKDLACWQEFTARYGFCFPELHEMVDRPDDDRFGGLPGPAVSALAADLAACYRHAGPAQDWFAVLRTVAERHGFAPDVRTHRADPAAYRGSIRDVANVLRVCLTGSRRSPDLFQVAQSLGEEEVLRRLRPLATGSPAGRC; this is encoded by the coding sequence ATGCAGGACCGTGCCATCATCGACTCCTGGTTCCCCGCCGACCTGCTCCCGCCCGCTCACTGGGAAGAGCACTACGCGCCGCGGGAGCTGCCGCCCGGCGCCCGGGTGACCCGGTTCGCGCCCAGTCCCACCGGCTCGATGCACCTGGGCGGCCTGTACGTGGCGACGCTGGCCCGCGATCTCGCCCGGCGGTCCGGCGGGGTGTACCTGGTGCGGATCGAGGACACCGACAAGGACCGTGAAGTGGCGGGCGCCGCGCAGGAGTTCGCCCGGATCTTCCGCTACTTCGGTCTGGAACCGGACGAGGGTGAACAGGAGGGCCGCTGGGGCCCCTACCGGCAGTCCGACCGCGCCGACATCTACCTGTCGTACGTGCGGGAGCTGGTGCGCGAGCAGCGGGCCTACCCGTGCTTCTGCTCGCCGGAGCGGCTGGAGGAGAACGCCGGGGAACAGCGGCGGTCGCGCTCCCCGCTCGGCTACTACGGCAAGTGGGCCCGCTGCCGTTCGCTGTCCGTGCGGGAGGCCGGGGAGCGGATCGCGGCCGGGGAGCCGTACACCGTCCGGCTGCGCTGCCCCGCCGGCCTGCCGGGCCGGGTGCGCTTCCGCGACCTGGTGCGCGGGGCGCTGACGATGCTGGACAACGGCAACGACGTGGTGGTGCTGAAGTCCGCGGACGCAGAGGGCCGCCGGCTGCCCACCTACCACCTGGCCCACGTGGTGGACGACCACCTGATGCGGGTGAACCTCGTGGTGCGCGGCGAGGAGTGGATCTCGTCGCTGCCGCTGCACCACCAGCTGCACCGCGCGCTCGGCTTCGGCACACCGCAGTACGCCCACATCGCGCCGCTGATGAAGCTGGACGGCTCCAGCCGGCGCAAGCTGAGCAAGCGCAAGGACCCCGAGTCGGCGGCCGGGTTCTACGAGGCGGCCGGGTATCCGGCGGCGGCGGTCGAACACTATCTGCGCGGGCTGGCCAACAGCCGTGTCGCCGGGCTGCCGACCGGGCGGGCGCTCGCGGAGCCCCTGCGGCTGCCGGAGATGGGGGCCGCCGGCCCGATGGTGGACCTGCTCAAGCTGCGCTCCCTGAGCCGCGAGTACATCGCCTCGCTGGAGCCCGCCGAGGCCCTCGCGCAGCTCGGCGACTGGGCCGCCGGGTACGCGCCCGAGGTGCAGGCACTCCTGCGCAAGCACCCGGACCTCGCGCTGGCCGCCTTCGAGATGGCCCGGCGCGGCAACGGCACGCCCCGCAAGGACCTCGCGTGCTGGCAGGAGTTCACGGCCCGCTACGGGTTCTGCTTCCCCGAGCTGCACGAGATGGTGGACCGGCCGGACGACGACCGCTTCGGGGGCCTGCCCGGCCCGGCGGTGTCCGCCCTCGCCGCGGACCTGGCGGCGTGCTACCGGCACGCGGGTCCGGCGCAGGACTGGTTCGCGGTGCTGCGCACGGTGGCCGAGCGGCACGGTTTCGCCCCGGACGTGCGCACCCACCGGGCCGATCCCGCCGCCTACCGGGGCTCGATCCGGGACGTGGCCAACGTCCTGCGGGTGTGCCTCACGGGCAGCCGCCGCAGCCCGGACCTGTTCCAGGTGGCCCAGTCGCTCGGGGAGGAGGAGGTGCTGCGCCGGCTCAGGCCGCTCGCCACCGGGTCACCGGCCGGCCGCTGCTGA
- a CDS encoding MFS transporter, with product MTHPDADEGGDTVLRVLLLGLGALAVGTDAYVTAGLLPAVGADLHEPASVTGQLVTVFMLSYALLAPLVGAALSRWGVRQVLVAALSLFCLANAASALAPSLAALMVARGLAGVAAGVFMPVAATAAAALAGPERRGRALAVVLGGLSSGTVLGVPGGLFLAQHAGWRAALWLVTAIGVVSLAGSALLLPAVSGAAMPSLRERGAQLTDRRVGIAVLTTFLQTTASLGLYTYLVPVLDACGVTEHRTALWLWGAGGVAGSFLVGPLLDRTGRSGAQVAVLLAALALCVAPLGLLSGVAVLVLLVLWGAAGWAFVVPQQHRLLGLRPSGGAAVLALNSSATYLGGSAGAALGGAVLSARIAPGALPPLAAAVAAAACALHLLGRRFPPGAPHPAPDATSAPGVRAKRRLP from the coding sequence TTGACCCACCCGGACGCCGACGAGGGAGGAGACACCGTGCTGCGCGTGCTGCTGCTCGGGCTGGGAGCGCTGGCGGTGGGGACCGACGCCTATGTGACGGCGGGACTGCTGCCCGCGGTCGGCGCGGACCTGCACGAGCCGGCCTCCGTGACGGGCCAGCTCGTGACGGTCTTCATGCTCAGCTACGCCCTGCTCGCCCCGCTCGTGGGCGCGGCCCTCTCGCGCTGGGGCGTCCGGCAGGTCCTCGTCGCGGCGCTCTCCCTGTTCTGCCTGGCCAACGCCGCCTCCGCCCTGGCGCCCTCGCTGGCCGCGCTGATGGTGGCGCGCGGCCTGGCCGGGGTGGCGGCCGGGGTGTTCATGCCGGTGGCGGCGACCGCGGCGGCCGCGCTCGCCGGTCCCGAGCGGCGGGGCCGGGCGCTGGCGGTGGTGCTTGGCGGGCTGAGTTCGGGCACCGTGCTCGGGGTGCCGGGAGGGCTGTTCCTGGCCCAGCACGCGGGCTGGCGGGCGGCGCTGTGGCTGGTCACCGCGATCGGGGTGGTGTCGCTGGCGGGTTCGGCGCTGCTGCTGCCCGCGGTGTCCGGCGCCGCGATGCCCTCACTGCGCGAGCGCGGCGCCCAGCTGACGGACCGCCGGGTCGGGATCGCGGTGCTGACGACGTTCCTGCAGACCACGGCCAGCCTGGGCCTGTACACCTACCTGGTGCCGGTGCTCGACGCGTGCGGTGTCACCGAGCACCGGACGGCGCTGTGGCTGTGGGGCGCCGGCGGGGTCGCGGGAAGCTTCCTGGTCGGGCCGCTGCTGGACCGCACCGGCCGCTCCGGCGCCCAGGTGGCGGTGCTGCTCGCCGCGCTGGCCCTGTGCGTGGCCCCGCTGGGGCTGCTGAGCGGCGTGGCCGTGCTGGTGCTGTTGGTGCTGTGGGGCGCGGCCGGCTGGGCGTTCGTGGTGCCGCAGCAGCACCGGCTGCTGGGCCTGCGCCCCTCCGGTGGCGCGGCCGTGCTCGCGCTGAACAGCTCCGCCACCTATCTCGGCGGCTCGGCCGGCGCGGCACTCGGCGGGGCGGTGCTGTCGGCCCGGATCGCGCCGGGCGCGCTGCCGCCGCTCGCCGCGGCCGTGGCCGCCGCGGCCTGCGCGCTGCACCTCCTCGGCCGCCGGTTCCCGCCCGGCGCGCCCCACCCAGCCCCGGACGCCACGTCCGCGCCCGGGGTCCGAGCGAAACGGAGACTGCCATGA
- a CDS encoding TIGR03619 family F420-dependent LLM class oxidoreductase: MKFGANLPNYGPATTAESMLDWARRLEQMGYHQLMVSDHVAPTPEVEHLFPAPFYDPFTVLAWLAGVTSRVRIGTTVTILPYRHPLLTARQVANIDRLSGGRFVFGAAAGWAAGEFAALGVPYARRGARSDEYLRVMKAFWTRDVIAHDGEFVRFGPVHTGPRPVQPSGPPVWIGGHSAGALRRAARYGDAWHPTSVTADWLVHVGLPALRDTAKRLNLPVPALAPRIKLRLTGRPLPAGRVLGEGSLEQIHDDLVLLDRLGADTVVLDPTFPGQRRDADRDAEDLAAFERLAKEVIDLEHGRLR, translated from the coding sequence ATGAAGTTCGGCGCCAACCTGCCCAACTACGGTCCGGCCACCACCGCGGAGAGCATGCTGGACTGGGCCCGGCGGCTGGAGCAGATGGGCTACCACCAGCTGATGGTGTCCGACCACGTGGCGCCCACGCCCGAGGTGGAGCACCTGTTCCCCGCCCCGTTCTACGACCCGTTCACCGTGCTCGCCTGGCTCGCGGGCGTCACGAGCCGGGTGCGCATCGGGACGACGGTGACGATCCTGCCGTACCGGCACCCGTTGCTGACGGCCCGTCAGGTGGCGAACATCGACCGGCTCAGCGGGGGCCGGTTCGTGTTCGGGGCCGCCGCGGGCTGGGCGGCGGGCGAGTTCGCCGCCCTCGGCGTGCCGTACGCCCGCCGGGGGGCCCGCAGCGACGAGTACCTGCGGGTGATGAAGGCGTTCTGGACGCGGGACGTCATCGCGCACGACGGGGAGTTCGTCAGGTTCGGTCCCGTGCACACCGGCCCCCGCCCGGTGCAGCCGTCGGGACCGCCGGTGTGGATCGGCGGGCACAGCGCGGGCGCCCTGCGCAGGGCCGCGCGCTACGGCGACGCCTGGCACCCGACCTCCGTCACCGCCGACTGGCTGGTCCACGTCGGCCTGCCCGCGCTGCGCGACACCGCCAAGCGGCTGAACCTGCCGGTGCCCGCGCTCGCGCCGCGGATCAAGCTGCGGCTGACCGGCCGGCCGCTGCCCGCCGGGCGGGTGCTCGGCGAGGGCAGCCTGGAGCAGATCCACGACGACCTCGTCCTGCTCGACCGGCTGGGCGCCGACACGGTCGTCCTCGACCCCACCTTCCCCGGCCAGCGGCGCGACGCGGACCGCGACGCCGAGGACCTCGCCGCGTTCGAGCGGCTGGCGAAGGAGGTGATCGACCTGGAACACGGACGCCTGCGCTGA
- a CDS encoding LysR family transcriptional regulator yields MDKGVAAAKPYGSEIDLRKLRILVELDRRGTVSAVAAALHLTPSAVSQQLAGLAKELGVPLTEPVGRRLRLTGAAKVVLRHAEEIFGSIDRLHRALAEHCGGERGEVSVSGFGTTLSPLILPAAGILKRRLPELRTTLAEVDPPVSFELLELGRTDVVIAVESPAAPALDSRFDKRPLMTEVFDVALPEEHPLAQAPSLTLGELADEAWIFATVGMCQEIPLAACAAAGFTPQATHVIGDWDATFAAVRQGLGICLVPRLARRSSQPGVTVRRFDDAPWRRVFAAVRPGSGSVPQIEAVLEALSEAARAAESELEGSPRP; encoded by the coding sequence ATGGACAAGGGAGTTGCGGCGGCCAAGCCGTACGGCAGCGAGATCGATCTGCGCAAGCTGCGGATCCTGGTGGAGCTGGACCGGCGGGGCACGGTCAGCGCGGTGGCGGCCGCGCTGCATCTGACGCCGTCGGCCGTCTCCCAGCAACTCGCCGGTCTCGCCAAGGAGTTGGGCGTGCCGCTGACCGAGCCGGTGGGGCGCCGGCTGCGGCTCACGGGCGCGGCGAAGGTGGTGCTGCGCCACGCCGAGGAGATCTTCGGGAGCATCGACCGGCTGCACCGCGCCCTGGCCGAGCACTGCGGGGGTGAACGCGGCGAGGTGTCGGTGTCGGGGTTCGGCACCACCCTGTCGCCGCTCATCCTGCCGGCCGCCGGCATCCTCAAGCGGCGCCTGCCCGAGCTGCGCACGACGCTGGCGGAGGTCGATCCGCCCGTCAGCTTCGAACTGCTGGAACTGGGCCGCACGGACGTGGTCATCGCCGTCGAGTCACCGGCCGCGCCCGCCCTCGACTCGCGCTTCGACAAGCGGCCCCTGATGACGGAGGTGTTCGACGTGGCGCTGCCCGAGGAGCACCCGCTGGCCCAGGCGCCCTCGCTGACCCTGGGCGAACTGGCCGACGAGGCGTGGATCTTCGCCACGGTCGGCATGTGCCAGGAGATCCCCCTCGCGGCCTGCGCGGCCGCCGGCTTCACCCCGCAGGCCACCCATGTCATCGGCGACTGGGACGCCACCTTCGCCGCCGTCCGGCAGGGCCTGGGCATCTGCCTGGTGCCCCGGCTGGCCCGCCGGTCCTCCCAGCCCGGCGTCACCGTGCGGCGCTTCGACGACGCGCCCTGGCGCCGGGTGTTCGCCGCGGTGCGGCCCGGCAGCGGGAGCGTGCCCCAGATCGAGGCGGTCCTGGAGGCCCTGAGCGAAGCGGCAAGGGCAGCTGAATCAGAGCTGGAAGGGTCACCCAGGCCGTGA
- a CDS encoding DMT family transporter — protein MKSGALLRLSGLSLLWGSVFLWIKISGYGFSPVEMVFVRLVLGAAVLMAIGLSRGQRPPRDRKLLGHMAVAALLGNAIPWLLFAQGEVTGSSNVAGVISGTGPVWTLGAAVLLGSEKRLGAARILGMAVGLLGVVLVAAPWSPGTHASTSSIVCFVLGAVSFGSSFAYVGRFLAGRGIPVFMLAGGQLTMAAVLTLFAVPFIGLEPVEWRTDSVVALIILGVVCTGFAVLLNTVIITKDGPAAAATVIYLMTVVSVVLGAVFLDEPLGWSVLLGTAAVLVAIALLRRKPVDKPAQQTAAAPAAATPAGAPAPSKGLTAGAQ, from the coding sequence ATGAAATCCGGCGCGCTGCTGCGACTGTCCGGCCTGAGCCTGCTGTGGGGTTCGGTCTTCCTCTGGATCAAGATCTCCGGGTACGGGTTCTCACCCGTGGAGATGGTCTTCGTACGGCTCGTCCTCGGGGCCGCCGTCCTGATGGCCATCGGCCTGTCCCGGGGGCAGCGCCCGCCCCGCGACCGCAAGCTCCTCGGCCACATGGCCGTGGCCGCGCTGCTCGGCAACGCCATCCCCTGGCTGCTGTTCGCCCAGGGCGAGGTGACCGGCTCCAGCAACGTCGCCGGCGTCATCAGCGGCACCGGCCCGGTGTGGACGCTCGGCGCGGCCGTCCTGCTCGGCTCCGAGAAGCGGCTGGGCGCCGCCCGCATCCTCGGCATGGCCGTCGGCCTGCTCGGCGTGGTCCTGGTGGCCGCCCCCTGGAGCCCCGGCACCCACGCCTCCACCAGCAGCATCGTCTGCTTCGTCCTCGGAGCCGTCAGCTTCGGCAGCAGCTTCGCCTACGTCGGCCGCTTCCTCGCCGGCCGCGGCATCCCCGTCTTCATGCTGGCGGGCGGGCAGCTCACCATGGCCGCCGTGCTCACCCTGTTCGCCGTGCCGTTCATCGGCCTGGAGCCCGTCGAGTGGCGCACCGACTCCGTGGTCGCGCTGATCATCCTCGGCGTGGTGTGCACCGGCTTCGCCGTCCTGCTCAACACGGTCATCATCACCAAGGACGGCCCCGCCGCCGCGGCCACCGTCATCTACCTGATGACCGTCGTGTCCGTCGTCCTCGGCGCCGTCTTCCTCGACGAGCCCCTCGGCTGGAGCGTCCTGCTCGGCACCGCCGCCGTGCTCGTCGCGATCGCGCTGCTGCGCCGCAAGCCCGTCGACAAGCCCGCACAGCAGACCGCGGCCGCCCCCGCGGCCGCCACGCCCGCCGGTGCCCCCGCACCGTCGAAGGGTCTGACCGCCGGAGCCCAGTGA
- a CDS encoding helix-turn-helix transcriptional regulator: protein MPYVVERTFQPAESRLHQAWPDHVAHLRSLSGRGILVGGGLAGTGNGDILVIAVSDEVSLHRILRGDPLVRQGLIARTRIRSWNVEYGHSALTGREPEEPGTTPDALLTPHESRIARMVLSGMTNQRIAERLNVSCRAVEQHLTRMYRKLSISRRAQLAAALGATVPHFGTPQPERLTA from the coding sequence ATGCCGTACGTCGTCGAACGCACCTTCCAGCCCGCCGAATCCCGCCTGCACCAGGCCTGGCCCGACCACGTCGCCCACCTGCGCTCGCTGTCCGGCCGGGGCATCCTCGTCGGCGGCGGCCTCGCCGGCACGGGAAACGGGGACATCCTGGTGATCGCCGTGTCCGACGAGGTCTCCCTGCACCGGATCCTGCGCGGCGACCCCCTCGTCCGGCAGGGACTGATCGCCCGGACCAGGATCCGCTCCTGGAACGTCGAGTACGGCCACAGCGCGCTCACCGGACGCGAGCCCGAGGAACCCGGCACGACCCCCGACGCGCTGCTCACCCCGCACGAGTCGCGCATCGCCCGCATGGTGCTCTCCGGCATGACCAACCAGCGGATCGCCGAGCGGCTGAACGTGTCCTGCCGGGCCGTGGAACAACACCTCACCCGCATGTACCGGAAACTGTCGATCAGCCGCCGCGCCCAGCTCGCCGCCGCCCTGGGCGCGACCGTTCCCCACTTCGGAACTCCGCAGCCCGAACGCCTCACTGCGTGA
- a CDS encoding maleate cis-trans isomerase family protein yields the protein MSLQSAERLGVVVPSGNAAAEPEIGSLVRPAMNTHTSRFPVMPGRTLRERLDAYNDGLDEVVAGFGRLKLGAVVVACSGSHYLLGPDGDRALCEKLADTGGRPVASSTLATLDTCADLGVRDIVLVSPYEPWLTDLSRTFWEQAGLTVSRVVPIRAGDRFSPYDVSTDDLVRQVAEAGLGDDEALLLTGTGMFTFDALRQIGEGNDRVLLTSNICSARWALKQTGLPADPAEETGLLRRLAARTGGTA from the coding sequence ATGTCCTTGCAATCTGCGGAACGCCTCGGGGTCGTCGTTCCCTCCGGCAACGCCGCCGCCGAACCGGAGATCGGCAGCCTCGTCCGGCCCGCGATGAACACGCACACCTCCCGCTTCCCCGTCATGCCGGGACGGACCCTGCGCGAGCGGCTGGACGCCTACAACGACGGCCTCGACGAGGTCGTCGCCGGATTCGGCCGGCTGAAGCTCGGCGCGGTCGTCGTGGCGTGCAGCGGCTCGCACTACCTGCTCGGCCCCGACGGCGACCGGGCCCTGTGCGAGAAGCTCGCCGACACGGGCGGCCGGCCCGTCGCCTCCTCCACCCTCGCCACCCTGGACACCTGCGCCGACCTCGGCGTCCGCGACATCGTCCTGGTCTCCCCGTACGAGCCCTGGCTGACTGACCTGTCGCGCACCTTCTGGGAGCAGGCCGGCCTCACCGTCTCGCGGGTCGTCCCGATCCGGGCCGGCGACCGCTTCTCCCCCTACGACGTCTCCACCGACGACCTGGTCCGCCAGGTCGCCGAGGCCGGACTCGGCGACGACGAGGCCCTGTTGCTCACCGGCACCGGCATGTTCACCTTCGACGCCCTGCGGCAGATCGGCGAGGGCAACGACCGCGTCCTGCTCACCTCCAACATCTGCTCGGCCCGCTGGGCCCTGAAGCAGACCGGCCTGCCGGCCGACCCCGCGGAGGAGACGGGCCTGCTGCGCCGGCTCGCCGCCCGCACAGGCGGGACGGCATGA
- a CDS encoding FAD-dependent oxidoreductase, which yields MSVRRRPVVVVGAGPVGLTAALVLARGGVPVTVLESSRDLSTASRASTFHPSTLDLLDELGVAAPLRAAGRKVHEIQWRDLEQRVLHRIGYDALNGRTAHPYRVHAEQSRLTPLLLAALEEHPHAEVCFTSTVFDVRPRTDAVRLWLDGPTGLRTPLDAEYVVAADGSRSTVRAALQLPSRATEYPSYALRVVTHTALDGLLPDLAPLAYVRDSRQSFSVLGMPDHWRLIFRMPADVPRRQAVERAQVGALLRRALPSCADDVQIADAHTYRLASFVLPDYRAGRVLFAGDAAHLTSTAGGMNMNCGLHDAVAWGRALTKLHHGPADERVLASVAAERRRAVTEKVIPRSEARTAGLDDPARLRGALETIGRIAADPQRTTDYLLKASLLDCAPRPQLTH from the coding sequence ATGAGCGTGCGCCGCCGCCCGGTGGTCGTCGTCGGCGCCGGACCCGTCGGGCTCACCGCGGCCCTCGTCCTGGCCCGCGGCGGCGTGCCGGTCACCGTCCTGGAATCCTCCCGGGACCTGTCCACGGCCTCCCGCGCCTCCACCTTCCACCCCTCCACCCTCGACCTGCTCGACGAACTCGGCGTCGCCGCCCCCCTGCGCGCCGCAGGCCGGAAGGTGCACGAGATCCAGTGGCGCGACCTGGAACAGCGGGTCCTGCACCGCATCGGCTACGACGCCCTCAACGGCCGCACCGCCCACCCCTACCGGGTGCACGCCGAGCAGTCACGGCTCACCCCGCTGCTGCTGGCCGCGCTCGAGGAGCACCCGCACGCGGAGGTGTGCTTCACCAGCACCGTCTTCGACGTGCGGCCGCGCACCGACGCCGTACGGCTGTGGCTCGACGGGCCCACCGGACTGCGCACGCCGCTGGACGCCGAGTACGTGGTGGCCGCCGACGGCAGCCGCAGCACCGTCCGCGCCGCCCTCCAACTGCCCTCCCGCGCCACCGAATACCCCTCGTACGCCCTGCGCGTGGTGACCCACACCGCCCTCGACGGGCTGCTGCCGGACCTCGCGCCCCTGGCCTACGTCCGTGACAGCCGTCAGTCCTTCAGCGTCCTGGGCATGCCCGACCACTGGCGGCTCATCTTCCGCATGCCGGCCGACGTGCCGCGCCGCCAGGCCGTGGAGCGGGCACAGGTCGGCGCCCTGCTGCGCCGGGCCCTGCCCTCCTGCGCCGACGACGTCCAGATCGCCGACGCGCACACCTACCGGCTCGCCTCCTTCGTCCTGCCCGACTACCGCGCGGGCCGGGTGCTGTTCGCCGGCGACGCCGCGCACCTCACCTCCACCGCGGGCGGCATGAACATGAACTGCGGACTGCACGACGCCGTCGCCTGGGGACGCGCGCTGACGAAGCTGCACCACGGCCCGGCCGACGAACGCGTCCTCGCCTCGGTCGCCGCAGAACGGCGCCGGGCGGTGACCGAGAAGGTGATCCCGCGCAGCGAGGCCCGCACGGCCGGCCTGGACGACCCGGCCCGGCTGCGCGGCGCCCTGGAGACCATCGGCCGCATCGCCGCCGACCCGCAGCGCACCACCGACTACCTGCTCAAGGCCTCACTCCTGGACTGCGCCCCCCGGCCCCAGCTCACCCACTGA
- a CDS encoding aspartate/glutamate racemase family protein — translation MRIWFHKHTVEGRLPLLDQWYREHLDAIAAPGTVIDIKTLPADTYPDNTPFGLVGHHAAQVLFSEHFAHSALQAERAGYDAWITAAGQDPGLRDARHLAAVPTLGYGETAFFLSALTGHRFGLLGFMPPLEEPIRANVSRYGLERSMAAYEVVPGGWDGVHRALDGDCDQFLTAYTEAAARARKAGAEIIIPAEGIPNEIFWHLGVRELHGMPVVDPAGLAVKFAELTVTLRDLRIFSRSDAGYWFHRPPAEISQHLEKVFLGSILQGA, via the coding sequence ATGCGCATCTGGTTCCACAAACACACCGTGGAAGGACGGCTGCCACTGCTCGACCAGTGGTATCGCGAGCATCTGGACGCGATCGCCGCCCCCGGCACCGTCATCGACATCAAGACGCTGCCGGCCGACACCTACCCCGACAACACCCCCTTCGGACTGGTCGGCCACCACGCCGCCCAGGTCCTGTTCAGCGAACACTTCGCCCACTCCGCCCTCCAGGCCGAACGCGCCGGCTACGACGCCTGGATCACGGCGGCCGGCCAGGACCCCGGCCTGCGCGACGCCCGCCACCTGGCCGCCGTGCCCACGCTGGGCTACGGCGAGACGGCGTTCTTCCTGTCGGCCCTCACCGGCCACCGCTTCGGCCTGCTCGGCTTCATGCCGCCGCTGGAGGAGCCCATCCGGGCCAACGTCTCCCGCTACGGCCTGGAGCGCTCCATGGCGGCCTACGAGGTCGTGCCCGGCGGCTGGGACGGCGTCCACCGCGCCCTCGACGGCGACTGCGACCAGTTCCTCACCGCCTACACCGAGGCCGCCGCCCGCGCCCGCAAGGCCGGCGCAGAGATCATCATCCCCGCCGAGGGCATCCCCAACGAGATCTTCTGGCACCTCGGCGTCCGCGAACTGCACGGCATGCCCGTGGTCGACCCGGCCGGCCTCGCCGTGAAATTCGCCGAACTCACCGTCACCCTGCGCGACCTGCGCATCTTCTCCCGTTCCGACGCCGGCTACTGGTTCCACCGACCGCCCGCCGAGATCTCCCAGCACCTCGAGAAGGTCTTCCTCGGCTCGATCCTCCAAGGAGCGTGA